The Planococcus liqunii genome includes a region encoding these proteins:
- a CDS encoding hemolysin family protein encodes MDGQITINLILVALMILATAFFVGAEFAILKVRMSRIDQLISEGNKKAIRAKEVANKLDYYLSACQLGITVTALILGALGEPTVEKMLHPVFEYFAVPEALATALSYAIALGIVTFLHVVIGELAPKTLAIQYAERMTLLLAPPLYWFGKIMNPFIWVMNGSARLFLKLFGVEPAGHEEAHSEEELKLIMAESYKSGEINQTELTYLKNIFDFDERIVKHIMVPKNQMITVDKSLDQSEFFSVIDAHEFTRYPVTEGNDINNVAGFINTKELLTSMAAGRAQKAESFLHAMPRFTENTPIQKVLTYMQQNRIHMAVVTDQAGKTAGLVTMEDILEEIVGEISDESFEAGTV; translated from the coding sequence TTGGACGGACAAATAACAATTAACTTAATACTGGTCGCTTTAATGATCTTAGCGACCGCATTCTTCGTCGGTGCCGAATTCGCAATTTTGAAGGTGCGCATGTCGCGGATCGACCAACTTATTTCAGAAGGCAATAAAAAAGCCATACGCGCGAAAGAAGTGGCAAATAAGCTGGATTACTACCTTTCTGCCTGTCAGTTGGGGATAACAGTGACAGCACTTATCCTTGGGGCTTTAGGGGAACCGACCGTCGAAAAAATGCTGCACCCCGTTTTTGAATATTTCGCAGTACCGGAAGCATTAGCTACCGCCCTTTCTTATGCAATCGCCCTTGGAATCGTCACTTTCCTTCACGTTGTTATCGGAGAATTGGCGCCTAAGACTTTGGCAATTCAATATGCGGAGCGAATGACTTTGCTGCTTGCTCCGCCGCTTTACTGGTTCGGTAAAATTATGAACCCTTTTATATGGGTGATGAACGGTTCTGCCCGTCTATTCTTGAAACTTTTTGGAGTAGAACCCGCTGGACATGAAGAAGCCCATTCAGAAGAAGAGCTGAAGTTGATCATGGCGGAAAGCTACAAGAGCGGCGAAATCAATCAAACCGAATTGACGTACTTGAAGAACATTTTTGATTTTGATGAGCGGATTGTCAAACACATCATGGTTCCCAAAAACCAGATGATAACAGTTGATAAAAGCTTGGATCAATCAGAATTCTTTTCTGTCATTGATGCCCATGAATTTACCCGCTATCCCGTAACAGAAGGAAACGACATTAACAATGTAGCAGGTTTCATCAATACAAAAGAGCTGTTGACCAGCATGGCAGCCGGCAGGGCCCAAAAAGCGGAGTCCTTCCTGCATGCAATGCCGCGATTCACTGAAAACACGCCGATCCAAAAAGTGCTGACTTATATGCAGCAAAACCGGATTCACATGGCTGTTGTGACGGATCAAGCCGGCAAAACCGCAGGGCTCGTAACAATGGAAGATATTTTAGAAGAAATCGTCGGTGAAATCAGCGATGAATCTTTTGAAGCTGGCACTGTTTAA
- a CDS encoding FtsX-like permease family protein: protein MTLFDLVIRSMRKNIKHYYLYFFALILSVVLYFVFATLQYDSAILELSGTSMGTAFQAAGILLLFIAGIFVVYANSIFLKRRSREIGLYQLIGLTKRVVARLLIVENILLGVGALIIGIAVGLLVSRVFLLLLMKLIGYESFIEVSFSMAAVVQTILVFIGIFALTTIQMIVMVFRNTLLSLFNSDKAGEHPKKPKTGVSAFFGVFGLLLVGFGYWLSGRMLNELFFFNILIVLAAVIAGTYLLFRVTISWLLFKIRSRKEGHLGLLNSLSLAPLMHRLKGNANSLTVITILSAMTLTMVAFSYAMYYETERETDIRMPFDFMFDNNEAQANEIMGEMNQKGIGYQHGKVDMLVVPTMFEQGVFPGESFERPTAIISDKQLQAAGIDIAAPKDGSASYHDASSLSMFADSVDLPIKIEIQDEDRTTVEITKMGERNVVNWSIFYGQLVVSDETYQSLKNKLSGMEGAKIEYIDGFHILEEKDQKTASAIFQQPKYTSSGPHVDYYSSYEESVQDNGLMIFIAGFLGLVFLISTGSILYFKQMTEAEQEKKSYATLRQLGFTGKEIMKGIIRKQVFVFGLPLAIGLLHSIFAMKAASFFFQSDILMPATLAMGVYTLIYTAFAFLTIGYYRKTVNAAL, encoded by the coding sequence TTGACACTCTTTGATCTGGTCATCCGCAGCATGCGGAAAAACATCAAACATTATTACCTGTACTTTTTTGCGCTTATTTTAAGTGTGGTCTTGTATTTTGTGTTTGCCACCTTGCAATACGATTCAGCCATTCTGGAGCTAAGCGGAACGAGTATGGGCACCGCTTTTCAGGCAGCCGGGATTCTGCTGTTGTTTATCGCCGGAATTTTCGTGGTTTACGCCAATTCGATTTTCCTGAAAAGAAGAAGCCGTGAAATCGGGCTTTATCAGTTAATCGGCTTAACGAAACGGGTAGTAGCCAGGCTGCTGATTGTCGAAAACATTCTTCTCGGCGTCGGGGCTTTAATCATTGGAATTGCTGTAGGCCTACTCGTTTCCCGGGTGTTCCTGCTGCTGTTGATGAAGCTGATCGGCTACGAATCGTTTATCGAAGTGAGTTTTTCCATGGCAGCGGTGGTGCAGACAATCCTCGTGTTTATCGGCATTTTTGCATTAACAACGATTCAAATGATTGTGATGGTTTTTCGCAACACCTTGCTTTCTTTGTTCAACTCGGACAAAGCAGGCGAACATCCGAAAAAACCGAAAACGGGCGTGTCTGCCTTCTTTGGGGTATTCGGACTGCTACTAGTCGGTTTTGGCTACTGGCTGTCGGGACGCATGTTGAACGAACTGTTTTTCTTTAACATCCTGATTGTCTTGGCTGCGGTCATTGCAGGAACATATTTGCTGTTCCGCGTCACCATCAGCTGGCTATTGTTTAAAATCCGGAGCCGCAAAGAAGGCCACCTCGGTTTATTGAACAGTCTGTCGTTGGCGCCGCTCATGCACCGGTTAAAAGGGAACGCCAATTCACTGACGGTCATTACGATTCTGTCTGCGATGACGTTGACGATGGTCGCTTTTTCATATGCGATGTATTATGAAACCGAACGGGAAACCGATATCCGGATGCCGTTTGATTTTATGTTTGACAACAATGAGGCACAAGCAAATGAAATTATGGGCGAGATGAACCAAAAAGGGATCGGCTACCAGCACGGCAAGGTGGACATGCTGGTGGTGCCGACCATGTTCGAACAAGGTGTTTTCCCAGGGGAAAGTTTTGAACGGCCGACGGCAATTATCAGTGATAAGCAGCTGCAAGCAGCGGGTATCGATATCGCGGCTCCGAAAGACGGATCAGCCAGCTATCATGATGCATCTTCACTTTCCATGTTCGCAGATTCTGTCGATTTGCCAATTAAAATAGAAATCCAAGATGAAGACCGCACGACCGTCGAGATAACAAAGATGGGCGAACGCAATGTCGTCAATTGGTCCATCTTTTATGGCCAGCTCGTGGTCAGTGACGAGACTTATCAGTCACTGAAAAACAAATTGTCTGGAATGGAAGGCGCAAAGATAGAATACATCGACGGCTTTCACATTTTAGAGGAGAAAGACCAAAAAACCGCATCGGCCATTTTCCAGCAGCCGAAATACACTTCAAGTGGACCGCATGTGGATTATTATTCTTCTTATGAAGAATCGGTTCAGGACAATGGGTTGATGATTTTTATAGCCGGTTTCCTGGGGCTGGTGTTCCTGATTTCAACAGGAAGCATCTTGTATTTCAAGCAAATGACTGAAGCCGAACAGGAAAAGAAAAGCTATGCAACCCTGCGCCAGCTTGGGTTTACAGGAAAAGAAATCATGAAGGGCATTATCCGCAAGCAAGTGTTTGTCTTTGGCTTGCCGCTTGCCATCGGTCTGCTGCACTCCATCTTTGCGATGAAAGCTGCATCTTTCTTCTTCCAGTCGGATATCCTGATGCCGGCAACTCTGGCAATGGGGGTATATACACTGATCTATACGGCGTTTGCATTTTTGACAATCGGCTATTACCGCAAAACGGTAAATGCTGCTCTATAA
- a CDS encoding iron-hydroxamate ABC transporter substrate-binding protein, with protein sequence MKKFLLPFLLLLVLILGACSEKENKSSSAEAEKDTETITYESETGPVEVPKDPKRIIALTNGPNVLALEGNIVGIDEWTNANPLFADKLKDAEIVTEDNLEKVLELEPDLIIAGSHMKNIDKLSEIAPTVVYTWGKLDYLEQQVEIGKLLNKEKEATDWVSDFQERTAAAGEKIRAKIGEDATVSVIESGNKEFYVFGDNYARGTEILYQGMGLKMPAKVEELALESGVYTFSSEVLPDFAGDYVIFSKNPDVDNSFTETELWKNIPAVKNSQVFEINTKASTYSDPITLETLLTYYEDSFLNN encoded by the coding sequence ATGAAGAAATTTTTATTGCCATTCCTGCTTTTATTGGTCCTAATCTTAGGTGCCTGCAGTGAAAAAGAAAACAAAAGCTCATCAGCCGAGGCTGAAAAAGACACAGAAACCATTACATATGAGTCTGAAACCGGACCTGTAGAAGTTCCGAAAGATCCTAAGCGAATCATCGCTTTGACAAATGGCCCGAACGTGCTTGCACTGGAAGGTAACATTGTAGGAATCGATGAGTGGACGAATGCCAATCCCCTATTTGCAGACAAACTGAAAGATGCAGAGATCGTCACAGAAGACAACCTCGAAAAAGTCCTTGAATTGGAGCCTGATTTGATTATTGCCGGTTCCCACATGAAAAATATCGACAAATTAAGCGAAATTGCACCGACTGTCGTTTACACTTGGGGCAAACTGGATTACTTGGAACAGCAAGTTGAAATCGGCAAATTGCTGAACAAAGAAAAAGAAGCGACGGACTGGGTATCAGACTTCCAGGAACGTACAGCCGCAGCGGGTGAGAAAATCCGTGCGAAAATCGGTGAAGATGCAACAGTTTCGGTCATCGAAAGCGGAAACAAAGAATTTTACGTGTTCGGCGACAACTACGCACGCGGCACAGAAATCCTTTACCAGGGTATGGGCTTGAAAATGCCTGCTAAAGTAGAGGAACTGGCACTTGAATCGGGCGTTTATACGTTCTCTTCTGAAGTGCTTCCTGACTTTGCTGGAGACTATGTCATCTTCAGCAAAAACCCGGATGTAGACAACTCGTTTACGGAAACCGAACTTTGGAAAAACATCCCTGCCGTGAAAAACAGCCAAGTGTTTGAAATCAATACGAAAGCTTCTACTTACAGTGATCCTATTACTTTGGAGACGCTTTTAACGTACTATGAAGATTCTTTTCTCAATAACTAA
- a CDS encoding OsmC family protein gives MKAKLNWNGGMAFSGETESGHHVLLDAGEENGGANKGPRPTEVLLNAAAVCTGMDIVMILEKMRFTIDGFHIEIDGTRAENHPRRFTEIAITYHIDGELPEDKVVRAIKLSRDTYCTVVNSLNAGIQYHYVLNEEESKTIH, from the coding sequence ATGAAAGCAAAATTGAATTGGAACGGCGGAATGGCGTTTAGCGGAGAAACGGAATCGGGGCATCACGTGCTATTGGATGCCGGCGAAGAAAATGGCGGAGCCAATAAAGGCCCGCGTCCGACAGAAGTTCTTTTGAATGCGGCTGCTGTCTGCACCGGAATGGACATTGTCATGATTCTTGAGAAAATGCGATTCACCATTGACGGGTTCCATATTGAAATCGACGGCACGCGTGCTGAAAATCATCCGAGACGCTTTACTGAAATCGCCATTACTTATCATATTGACGGCGAGCTCCCGGAAGACAAAGTGGTCCGGGCCATTAAGTTGTCACGGGATACGTATTGTACCGTTGTCAATTCGTTGAATGCCGGCATACAGTATCATTATGTATTAAACGAGGAAGAGTCAAAAACCATCCATTAA
- a CDS encoding ABC transporter ATP-binding protein, whose protein sequence is MLKTTKTGKTQKAKQTVLHAQNVRKSFGSRGNVQQVLKGIDLHVEEGEFVGIMGPSGAGKTTLLNVLATIDRATEGTILISGADISRMKDAKLSAFRRDQLGFIFQDYNLLDTLTVKENILLPISLGKMKKKEAEAEFQSISSILGITELAEKYPHEISGGQKQRTSAARALINKPSMVFADEPTGALDSKSASSLLGTLADVNQKREVTIMMVTHDPLASSYCSRVVFLKDGNIYSELYKGSKSRQAFFQEIMNVQAVLGGDSVDTL, encoded by the coding sequence ATGTTAAAAACCACTAAAACCGGTAAGACTCAAAAAGCGAAACAAACCGTGCTGCATGCACAGAATGTCCGGAAGTCTTTCGGCTCACGGGGCAATGTCCAGCAAGTTCTGAAAGGCATCGATTTGCATGTGGAAGAAGGCGAATTTGTCGGAATCATGGGGCCATCAGGGGCAGGCAAAACCACGCTATTGAATGTGCTGGCTACCATTGACCGGGCTACAGAAGGCACGATCTTAATTAGCGGGGCAGACATCTCGCGCATGAAAGACGCAAAATTGTCCGCGTTCCGGCGCGATCAGCTTGGATTCATCTTCCAGGATTATAATCTGCTCGATACATTGACCGTAAAAGAGAACATTTTGCTGCCGATATCGCTCGGCAAAATGAAGAAAAAAGAAGCGGAAGCGGAGTTCCAGTCGATTTCATCCATTTTAGGAATTACGGAATTGGCAGAAAAATACCCGCACGAAATTTCCGGCGGCCAAAAACAGCGGACTTCAGCTGCGCGCGCATTGATCAATAAACCGTCAATGGTGTTTGCTGATGAGCCAACTGGTGCCCTCGACTCCAAGTCGGCTTCTTCGCTGCTCGGTACATTGGCCGACGTTAACCAAAAACGCGAAGTCACGATTATGATGGTCACCCATGACCCGCTCGCCTCCAGCTACTGCAGTCGGGTTGTCTTTTTAAAAGATGGAAATATTTATTCCGAACTTTATAAAGGAAGCAAGTCGAGGCAAGCCTTCTTCCAGGAAATCATGAATGTCCAGGCTGTGCTCGGGGGTGACAGCGTTGACACTCTTTGA